Proteins from a genomic interval of Methanobacteriaceae archaeon:
- a CDS encoding tetratricopeptide repeat protein: protein MTNNQAKKLYQKGIELLTYGKPQEAMNYFREAVDADPFCMEAQLELGYILGTMEIYEEALKSFNNALKIQNSFPGLFGQGLSLFLLEDYEKSLDSFLQALEIGENEDIWYYKGDCHLILGDYENAVNSFEISLSMDPDFVEAWNDLGVAYSIMGQDERAIECFEQVLGIDNYYETAIYNLGSTLADSGNYEDALGYLNRTIEIDPENFKALFYKGNVLYFLEKEEEAVEYFKKALKIDNEQKELWNYLGYVQFSLGQNHEALESLKEAIKLNNDYSAPYLNLGNVYLDLGKDDLALESFEKVLEIEPDNEEALFYKDSLKDDWD, encoded by the coding sequence TTGACCAATAATCAAGCTAAAAAACTTTATCAAAAGGGAATAGAATTATTAACCTATGGAAAGCCCCAGGAGGCCATGAATTATTTCCGTGAAGCTGTAGATGCAGATCCTTTCTGTATGGAGGCCCAACTGGAACTGGGATACATTTTAGGAACTATGGAAATCTATGAAGAGGCCTTAAAATCATTTAACAATGCTTTAAAAATACAAAACTCATTTCCCGGCCTATTTGGTCAGGGACTTTCCCTTTTCTTATTAGAAGATTATGAAAAATCTCTAGATTCATTTTTACAGGCCCTGGAGATTGGGGAAAATGAGGATATCTGGTACTATAAGGGCGATTGCCACCTTATTTTAGGGGATTATGAAAACGCAGTTAATTCTTTTGAAATCTCTCTTTCCATGGATCCTGACTTTGTTGAGGCATGGAATGACTTGGGTGTGGCCTATAGCATAATGGGACAGGATGAACGGGCCATAGAATGCTTTGAACAGGTATTGGGGATTGATAATTACTATGAAACAGCTATTTATAATCTAGGTTCCACTCTAGCTGATAGTGGTAATTATGAGGATGCTTTGGGATATTTAAACCGGACCATAGAAATCGATCCAGAAAACTTCAAGGCACTCTTTTACAAGGGTAATGTTCTTTACTTCCTGGAGAAAGAAGAAGAAGCAGTAGAATACTTTAAAAAAGCTCTTAAAATAGACAATGAACAGAAAGAATTGTGGAATTATTTGGGCTATGTACAGTTTAGCCTGGGTCAAAATCACGAAGCCCTTGAATCATTAAAAGAGGCCATTAAATTGAATAATGATTATTCGGCACCTTATTTAAATCTGGGAAATGTTTACCTGGATTTGGGTAAAGATGATCTGGCCTTAGAATCCTTTGAAAAAGTCCTGGAAATTGAACCAGATAATGAGGAAGCACTTTTTTATAAAGACAGCTTAAAAGATGATTGG